AGTTAGATAATTGTGGGTTTTTTACCTACCCCTTTCAGATATAGTACCAAATACTAACATTTAAACAAATCAGCCGTTCTTCGCTGCAACTTGCTCTGCACTTCCGTGCTTTGGGGAATCCGATCCGCTGTAGAAGGAAGCCTCACTTGAAGCGTCAGAGCCCGCATCTGTAGATTGCATCTTCTTGTCATCCTGTTTCATTTGTTCCGCGTAGCTGTTGTATTCGAAGGTGGCTGGATTCCTTCCCCCGAATGCTGAATCCAGCTTATCCACGTCAAAGACCTCGGCCATAATCTTCAGGCTCTCCTTATCGTCAGAGTACACAAACTTCACCTTTTTGTAGGTCTCATGGTCCAAGAATGGCTTCACTATCTGCCATGCAAAGTATGTTAGGCCGTTCGATCTAACAACAAGAAAGTAGCTCAATTAAGAATAGCAAATAAAGCAACATTGTGGTTGCGATTCTATCTCCTTTAATGGTTTGGGTACTCAATCATGgaaaacagagaaaaaaatatatcagcACGCAGCGTAATGAAGATATATTCAGGTTATGCGATCACTCACCTTCCAGAAAGACTCAAACAACCTAGGAGGGTTGTAAAGGATCGCTAGGCCCAGTCTCTCAGGATAACAGTCTTGCAAGACGTTCACAGTCTCTCGGGTCACCTTCAGAGGTGTGCTTCCCATTGTCCAGCCCTGGAAGTCTGTCAGCCACACCATCTTCTCCTGATCATCTGTCAGATTCATAATCGCTTTCTCCAAAGAGTAAACAAGATATTTGATCTGTTCCTTTCCTGAGGTGGTGTTCTGTTACATTTCAACATTAAGCACAGAGTTAGGAAGAAAGAAGCTACGATGCTACACATTTGAAGTGTAAACGCTTTTAGACTTTTTTAGTCCTGAGAACGGACTCCGGTTCAAAATAAACATAAATATAAAGAAGCATACAGTAAAGTGTCATCATATGAAGTGTCTAGTTCGGAGATAAATGGTGATACAAGAAACAACCAGAATTGTGCTTCTCAAAATTCATATATTatgaagaagagaaaatgtggtttcattaaaaaaaatgtgaagtTGTCTTTTGTCTCTACTTACTACACCAATTGAGTATTgagtttatttcttttttacagGTAGATAGATCACTCTGGAACTTGTACCAGCAGCCAGCAGGGTTAGCATGATAGCTCTATATTCGCGGTTTGCAGCCATTATGACCCTTTCAAGTTTTGACATGGCCATGCAATTCCAATATGATTTCAAAGCATATTATATGATGCGTATACGCATACATAATCATGTTTCTTTATGGAAGCACCAAATACATCTTAAGAACCTTACGATAACAATTGAATTATTTCCAGAAATTTACTCTGCAATGAATGAGCTA
The Brachypodium distachyon strain Bd21 chromosome 2, Brachypodium_distachyon_v3.0, whole genome shotgun sequence genome window above contains:
- the LOC100834901 gene encoding phosphatidylinositol transfer protein 3 translates to MSFLWKSSNGGTTEKTMTVEEQQQKIDELRKQLGEPSSVAIQGFLSDASILRFLRARNWNVQKASKMLKAAVKWRAAYKPEMISWEDIAHEAETGKIYRADYKDKLGRTVLVLRPGLENTTSGKEQIKYLVYSLEKAIMNLTDDQEKMVWLTDFQGWTMGSTPLKVTRETVNVLQDCYPERLGLAILYNPPRLFESFWKIVKPFLDHETYKKVKFVYSDDKESLKIMAEVFDVDKLDSAFGGRNPATFEYNSYAEQMKQDDKKMQSTDAGSDASSEASFYSGSDSPKHGSAEQVAAKNG